In one Streptomyces venezuelae genomic region, the following are encoded:
- the proS gene encoding proline--tRNA ligase, with amino-acid sequence MAKTPVLTPQADDFPRWYQDLINKAELADNGPVRGTMVIRPYGYGLWERMQREMDTRIKETGTQNAYFPLLIPQSYLTREAEHVEGFAPELAVVTHGGGKELEEPVVVRPTSETIVNEYFSKWVQSYRDLPLLINQWANVVRWEMRPRLFLRTSEFLWQEGHTAHATYEEARDFAARIHRHVYGDFMRDVLAMDFVLGRKTAKERFAGAINTLTLEGMMADGKALQLGTSHELGQNFAKAFDTRYLSKEGTQELVWQTSWGSTTRMIGALAMMHGDDDGLRVPPRLAPVQVVVLAIKGDDAVLAKVHEIGDTLRAVGIRVQVDDRTDTPFGRRAVDWELKGVPVRVEVGPRDLANGTAVLVRRIPGKHSPGGKEAVAVDALPGLLPTVLEEDQALLLTQARARRESRTSDVRTVDEAVEATAAGGWARVPWAALGEEGEAALAEHSVTVRCLVTEDGAVPDAEETPGNVALVARSY; translated from the coding sequence ATGGCCAAAACACCCGTGCTCACGCCCCAGGCGGACGACTTTCCGCGCTGGTACCAGGACCTGATCAACAAGGCCGAGCTGGCCGACAACGGCCCGGTGCGCGGCACCATGGTGATCCGACCGTACGGCTACGGACTGTGGGAACGGATGCAGCGGGAGATGGACACCCGCATCAAGGAGACGGGTACGCAGAACGCGTACTTCCCCCTCCTCATCCCGCAGTCGTACCTCACCAGGGAGGCGGAGCACGTCGAAGGGTTCGCCCCGGAGCTCGCCGTCGTCACGCACGGCGGCGGCAAGGAGCTGGAGGAGCCGGTCGTCGTCCGCCCCACCTCGGAGACGATCGTCAACGAGTACTTCTCCAAGTGGGTGCAGAGCTACCGCGACCTGCCGTTGCTGATCAACCAGTGGGCCAACGTGGTCCGATGGGAGATGCGCCCGCGCCTGTTCCTGCGGACCTCGGAGTTCCTCTGGCAGGAGGGCCACACCGCCCACGCGACGTACGAGGAGGCCCGCGACTTCGCCGCCCGCATCCACCGGCACGTGTACGGAGACTTCATGCGCGACGTCCTCGCCATGGACTTCGTCCTGGGCCGCAAGACCGCCAAGGAGCGCTTCGCGGGCGCCATCAACACCCTCACCCTCGAAGGCATGATGGCCGACGGCAAGGCCCTCCAACTCGGCACCAGCCACGAGCTGGGCCAGAACTTCGCCAAGGCCTTCGACACCCGGTACCTGTCCAAGGAGGGCACCCAGGAGCTCGTCTGGCAGACCTCCTGGGGCAGCACGACCCGCATGATCGGCGCCCTGGCGATGATGCACGGCGACGACGACGGGCTGCGCGTGCCGCCCCGCCTGGCCCCCGTCCAGGTCGTCGTCCTCGCCATCAAGGGTGACGACGCCGTACTCGCCAAGGTCCACGAGATCGGCGACACCCTGCGCGCCGTCGGCATCCGCGTCCAGGTCGACGACCGCACGGACACCCCCTTCGGGAGGCGCGCCGTGGACTGGGAGCTCAAGGGAGTCCCCGTACGCGTCGAAGTCGGCCCGCGCGACCTGGCGAACGGCACCGCCGTGCTGGTCCGCCGCATCCCGGGCAAGCACAGCCCCGGCGGCAAGGAGGCGGTCGCCGTAGACGCCCTTCCGGGCCTGCTGCCCACGGTCCTCGAAGAGGACCAGGCGCTGCTCCTGACGCAGGCCCGCGCCCGCCGCGAGTCCCGCACCTCGGACGTCCGCACGGTCGACGAGGCCGTGGAGGCGACGGCCGCCGGCGGGTGGGCGCGCGTCCCGTGGGCCGCGCTCGGCGAAGAAGGCGAGGCCGCACTGGCCGAGCACTCCGTGACCGTACGGTGTCTGGTCACGGAGGACGGGGCGGTGCCGGACGCCGAGGAGACCCCGGGTAACGTCGCTCTCGTGGCCCGCTCCTACTGA